From the Accumulibacter sp. genome, one window contains:
- a CDS encoding phosphoglycolate phosphatase, giving the protein MPPPLAVRAVLIDLDGTLLDTVLDLHAAANAMLDDLGRPGVAVESIRSYVGRGIANLVKRVLAGSMAAADDGTPPPADALASFKRHYSIENGRNATLFPGVREGLDALQALGLPLGVITNKAEAFTLPLLQRTGLYPYFDVIVSGDVLPRPKPDPMPLLWASGRLAVSPLDVLMIGDSVHDFHAGRAAGCHVFLVPYGYNEGRDVRELACDGIVASLAEAAERLVHA; this is encoded by the coding sequence ATGCCCCCGCCGCTTGCCGTACGTGCCGTGCTCATCGATCTCGACGGTACGCTGCTCGATACCGTGCTTGATCTGCATGCCGCGGCCAACGCCATGCTGGACGATCTGGGCCGCCCCGGGGTCGCCGTCGAATCGATCCGCAGCTATGTCGGTCGTGGCATCGCCAATCTCGTCAAGCGCGTGCTGGCCGGGTCGATGGCGGCTGCCGACGATGGCACACCACCGCCTGCCGACGCGCTGGCCAGCTTCAAGCGGCACTACAGCATCGAGAATGGTCGCAATGCCACGCTCTTTCCCGGCGTCCGCGAGGGTCTCGATGCCCTCCAGGCCCTTGGCTTGCCACTCGGCGTCATCACCAACAAGGCCGAGGCCTTCACCCTGCCCCTGCTGCAGCGCACCGGCCTCTATCCCTATTTCGACGTCATCGTCAGCGGCGACGTCCTGCCGCGGCCGAAGCCTGATCCGATGCCGCTGCTGTGGGCCAGTGGCCGCCTCGCCGTGTCGCCGCTCGACGTGCTGATGATCGGCGATTCGGTGCACGATTTTCATGCCGGCCGGGCCGCCGGCTGCCATGTCTTTCTCGTCCCCTATGGCTACAACGAGGGGCGCGACGTTCGTGAGCTGGCTTGTGATGGTATAGTCGCGAGCCTTGCCGAGGCGGCGGAGCGCCTGGTTCACGCCTGA
- the rpe gene encoding ribulose-phosphate 3-epimerase, giving the protein MYVIAPSILSASFARLGEEVVNVIAAGADWIHFDVMDNHYVPNLTIGPLVCEAIRPLITAPIDVHLMVKPVDRIVPDFARAGANVISFHPEASEHVDRTLALIRENGCQAGLVFNPATPLAHLDHVMDRLDLILLMSVNPGFGGQAFIPSTLPKIAAVRARIDAYEREWGRRIRLEVDGGVKVDNIAAIARAGADTFVAGSAVYGAGRDGDPNRYDSVLAALRARLENARLENP; this is encoded by the coding sequence ATGTACGTCATCGCTCCAAGCATCCTCTCCGCCAGCTTTGCGCGGCTCGGCGAGGAGGTGGTCAACGTCATTGCCGCCGGCGCAGACTGGATTCATTTCGACGTGATGGACAACCATTACGTACCCAATCTGACCATCGGTCCGCTCGTCTGCGAGGCGATCCGGCCATTGATCACGGCGCCGATCGATGTCCACCTGATGGTCAAGCCCGTCGACCGCATCGTTCCCGATTTTGCCCGTGCCGGTGCCAACGTGATCAGCTTCCATCCCGAAGCCTCCGAACACGTCGACCGGACCCTGGCCCTGATCCGCGAGAATGGCTGCCAGGCGGGATTGGTGTTCAATCCGGCGACGCCGCTTGCCCACCTCGACCACGTCATGGATCGACTCGACCTGATCCTGCTGATGAGCGTCAACCCGGGCTTCGGCGGGCAGGCGTTCATTCCGTCCACGTTGCCCAAGATCGCCGCTGTGCGCGCCCGCATCGACGCCTACGAGCGCGAGTGGGGCCGGCGGATCCGGCTCGAGGTCGATGGCGGAGTCAAGGTCGACAACATCGCCGCGATTGCGCGCGCCGGCGCCGACACCTTCGTCGCTGGCTCGGCCGTCTACGGTGCGGGCCGCGACGGTGACCCGAATCGCTACGACAGCGTCCTCGCCGCCCTCCGCGCACGACTGGAGAATGCACGACTGGAGAATCCATGA
- the apaG gene encoding Co2+/Mg2+ efflux protein ApaG gives MAASKKYEIAVSALPQYIAEQSDPARDNYVFAYTISIENVGTVAAQLVSRHWVITDATGEVQEVRGLGVVGRQPLLQPGEKFAYTSGCQLDTPVGTMRGSYQFTAVDGQQFEAEIPVFTLAVPHVLH, from the coding sequence ATGGCCGCCAGCAAAAAATATGAGATCGCCGTCAGCGCTCTGCCGCAATACATTGCCGAACAGTCGGATCCCGCGCGCGACAACTACGTCTTCGCCTACACGATCAGCATCGAGAATGTCGGCACGGTGGCAGCGCAACTCGTTTCGCGGCACTGGGTGATCACCGATGCCACCGGCGAGGTACAGGAGGTACGGGGACTCGGGGTAGTCGGCCGGCAGCCGCTCCTGCAGCCGGGCGAGAAGTTCGCCTACACCAGTGGCTGCCAGCTCGACACACCAGTGGGCACGATGCGTGGCAGTTACCAGTTCACCGCCGTCGATGGGCAGCAGTTCGAGGCGGAGATCCCGGTTTTCACGCTCGCGGTACCGCACGTCCTGCACTGA
- the argJ gene encoding bifunctional glutamate N-acetyltransferase/amino-acid acetyltransferase ArgJ, which yields MPVNYRTPAAAELLPVAGVRLGVAAAGIRKPDRRDLAVLAFDSGTRVAGVFTANRFCAAPVQVCRRHLELGCDIRALVINTGVANAGTGEAGWQVATATCAALGKLLAIADRQVLPFSTGVILEPLPLDRLLAGLPACIADLRADNWHAAAHAIMTTDTVAKAASRRVEVAGRAVTVTGISKGAGMIRPNMATMLAFVATDAGIAGPLLQELLREAADESFNGITVDGDTSTNDSLILAATGQAGVDVSAPTDPGYQVVRQAVIAVASELAQAIVRDGEGASKFIRIAVEGGRDRAECRGVGYAIGHSPLVKTAFFAADPNLGRILAAIGYAALDELDVGRVRVWLGSAGREILVAENGGRADCYREEDGAAIMQEAEITVRVALGRGDARATVYTCDLSYEYVRINADYRS from the coding sequence ATGCCCGTCAACTACCGTACTCCTGCCGCCGCCGAGCTGTTGCCGGTGGCTGGCGTTCGCCTCGGTGTCGCCGCAGCGGGAATCCGCAAGCCGGATCGCCGCGACTTGGCCGTTCTGGCTTTCGACAGCGGGACCCGGGTCGCCGGCGTGTTCACCGCCAACCGCTTCTGCGCGGCACCGGTACAGGTCTGCCGCAGGCATCTCGAACTCGGCTGCGACATCCGTGCGCTGGTGATCAACACCGGTGTCGCCAACGCCGGCACCGGCGAAGCCGGCTGGCAGGTGGCGACGGCGACCTGCGCCGCCCTGGGCAAGCTGCTGGCGATCGCCGACCGGCAGGTGCTGCCCTTTTCGACGGGAGTGATCCTCGAACCGCTGCCGCTGGATCGCCTGCTCGCCGGCCTGCCGGCCTGCATCGCGGACTTGCGGGCGGACAACTGGCACGCGGCGGCACACGCCATCATGACCACCGACACGGTCGCCAAGGCGGCATCGCGGCGCGTCGAGGTCGCAGGCCGGGCGGTCACGGTCACCGGCATCAGCAAGGGGGCGGGCATGATCCGGCCCAACATGGCGACCATGCTGGCCTTCGTGGCCACCGATGCCGGCATCGCCGGCCCGCTGTTGCAGGAGTTGTTGCGCGAAGCGGCCGATGAATCGTTCAACGGCATCACCGTCGATGGCGATACCTCGACCAACGATTCCTTGATCCTCGCCGCCACCGGCCAGGCAGGGGTCGATGTCAGCGCGCCGACGGACCCGGGCTACCAGGTCGTGCGGCAGGCGGTGATTGCCGTCGCCAGCGAACTCGCGCAAGCCATTGTCCGTGACGGCGAGGGGGCGAGCAAGTTCATCCGCATCGCCGTCGAAGGTGGTCGTGACCGTGCCGAATGCCGTGGCGTCGGCTACGCCATCGGCCACTCACCGCTGGTGAAAACGGCATTCTTTGCCGCCGATCCCAATCTCGGCCGCATCCTGGCAGCGATCGGCTACGCTGCGCTCGACGAACTCGACGTCGGGCGGGTGCGTGTCTGGTTGGGCAGTGCCGGGCGCGAAATCCTGGTCGCCGAGAACGGCGGCCGGGCGGATTGCTATCGCGAGGAGGATGGCGCTGCGATCATGCAGGAGGCCGAGATCACCGTCCGTGTGGCGCTTGGCCGCGGCGACGCACGTGCCACCGTGTACACCTGCGACCTCTCCTACGAGTACGTCCGCATCAACGCCGACTACCGCAGCTAG
- the secA gene encoding preprotein translocase subunit SecA, with product MISGLLKKIFGSRNDRLIKQYLQVVRRINSLEAGIAALSDGALRDRTAHFKERVANGETLDALLPEAFAVVREAGKRTLGMRHFDVQLIGGMVLHDGKIAEMRTGEGKTLVATLASYLNALSGEGVHIVTVNDYLANRDAEWMGRLHRFLGLTVGVNLSQMPHDQKQAAYAADITYGTNNEFGFDYLRDNMVYSAGERVQRRLAFAIVDEVDSILIDEARTPLIISGQAEDHTDLYVRMNRVAPLLKRCAEENGPGDYWVDEKGHQILMTEDGHEHAEELLASAGLLPDGGSLYDASNILMIHHLYAALRAHNLFLRDQQYVVQNGEVVIVDEFTGRLMSGRRWSDGLHQAVEAKEGVRIQNENQTLASITFQNYFRMYGKLSGMTGTADTEAYEFQQIYGLETVVIPTNQPMRRTDNNDQVFRTAKEKHSAIIADIRGCRERGQPVLVGTTSIENSELLSALLDHEKLPHQVLNAKQHAREAEIVREAGRPGMITIATNMAGRGTDIVLGGSIEKQVSAVRDDEALGEAERTAQIAAIRGQWQVLHEQVVAAGGLHIIGSERHESRRIDNQLRGRSGRQGDPGSSRFYLALDDSLLRIFAGERLKAIMERLKMPEGEPIEHPLVSRSLESAQRKVEARNFDIRKQLLEYDDVANDQRKVIYTQRNELLETEDITETITAMREGVLHDSFRLYVPADTVEEQWDLPGLEKALAADLQIVLPVGEWARDEPNLRDDEILRRIVDAAAASYAAKIDLVGAEMFHQFERNVMLQSLDTHWREHLAALDHLRQGIHLRGYAQKNPKQEYKREAFELFQRMLDSVRADVTRLLVTVQVRAQDVEETAPHAEVQNVRYHHADYDEALGQAAAATGAAAAARPAPAAHKVGRNEPCPCGSGKKYKYCHGKLS from the coding sequence ATGATTTCCGGTTTACTCAAGAAGATTTTCGGCAGCCGCAACGATCGGCTGATCAAGCAGTACTTGCAGGTCGTGCGCAGGATCAACTCGCTCGAGGCGGGGATCGCTGCGCTGTCCGACGGCGCGCTGCGTGACAGGACGGCACACTTCAAGGAGCGGGTGGCGAATGGCGAGACGCTGGACGCGTTGTTGCCGGAGGCATTCGCCGTCGTCCGCGAGGCCGGCAAGCGGACGCTGGGCATGCGGCATTTCGATGTCCAGTTGATTGGTGGCATGGTCCTCCACGATGGCAAGATCGCCGAGATGCGCACCGGCGAGGGCAAGACTCTGGTGGCGACGCTGGCTTCCTACCTCAACGCGCTTTCCGGCGAGGGCGTGCACATCGTCACCGTCAACGATTACCTCGCCAATCGAGATGCCGAGTGGATGGGGCGGCTGCACCGCTTCCTCGGCCTCACGGTCGGCGTCAACCTGTCGCAGATGCCGCATGACCAGAAGCAGGCGGCTTACGCCGCCGACATCACCTACGGCACCAACAACGAGTTCGGTTTCGATTATCTGCGCGACAACATGGTCTACTCGGCCGGCGAGCGCGTGCAGCGCAGGCTGGCTTTCGCGATCGTCGATGAGGTGGACTCGATCCTCATCGACGAGGCGCGGACGCCGTTGATCATTTCCGGGCAGGCGGAGGACCATACCGACCTCTATGTACGGATGAACAGGGTGGCGCCGTTGCTCAAGCGCTGCGCCGAAGAGAATGGCCCTGGCGACTACTGGGTGGACGAGAAGGGGCATCAGATCCTGATGACCGAGGACGGGCACGAGCATGCGGAAGAACTGCTCGCCAGTGCCGGGCTGTTGCCCGATGGCGGCAGCCTCTATGACGCTTCCAATATCCTCATGATCCATCACCTCTACGCCGCACTGCGGGCACACAACCTCTTTCTGCGCGATCAGCAGTACGTCGTGCAGAACGGCGAGGTGGTCATCGTCGATGAGTTCACCGGTCGCCTGATGTCCGGCCGCCGCTGGTCCGACGGCCTGCACCAGGCGGTCGAGGCGAAGGAAGGGGTGCGCATCCAGAACGAGAACCAGACACTGGCCTCGATCACGTTCCAGAACTACTTCCGCATGTACGGCAAGCTGTCCGGGATGACCGGGACGGCCGACACGGAAGCCTACGAATTCCAGCAGATCTATGGCCTGGAGACGGTCGTCATCCCGACCAACCAGCCGATGCGGCGGACCGACAACAACGACCAGGTCTTTCGCACCGCCAAGGAGAAGCACAGCGCGATCATCGCCGACATCCGCGGCTGCCGCGAACGCGGCCAGCCCGTTCTGGTCGGCACCACGTCGATCGAGAACTCGGAACTGCTGTCGGCTCTGCTCGACCACGAAAAGCTGCCGCACCAGGTGCTCAACGCCAAGCAGCATGCGCGCGAGGCCGAGATCGTTCGCGAGGCCGGCCGGCCGGGGATGATCACCATTGCCACGAACATGGCCGGCCGCGGTACCGACATCGTCCTTGGCGGCAGCATCGAGAAGCAGGTGTCCGCGGTGCGTGACGACGAGGCGCTTGGCGAGGCCGAGCGCACGGCACAGATCGCCGCGATCCGGGGGCAGTGGCAGGTGCTGCACGAGCAGGTCGTGGCGGCCGGCGGCCTCCACATCATCGGTTCCGAGCGTCACGAATCAAGGCGCATCGACAACCAGTTGCGTGGCCGTTCCGGTCGCCAAGGCGACCCGGGGTCGTCGCGTTTCTACCTCGCCCTCGATGATTCGTTGCTGCGCATCTTTGCCGGCGAACGCCTGAAGGCGATCATGGAACGTCTGAAGATGCCGGAAGGCGAGCCGATCGAGCATCCGCTCGTCTCGCGTTCGCTGGAATCGGCGCAGCGCAAGGTCGAGGCGCGCAACTTCGACATCCGCAAGCAGCTGCTCGAGTACGACGACGTCGCCAACGACCAGCGCAAGGTGATCTACACGCAGCGCAACGAGCTGCTCGAGACCGAGGACATCACGGAAACCATCACCGCCATGCGCGAAGGCGTGTTGCACGACAGCTTCCGCCTTTACGTGCCGGCCGACACGGTGGAGGAACAGTGGGATCTGCCCGGACTCGAAAAGGCGCTCGCTGCCGATCTGCAGATCGTCCTGCCGGTGGGCGAGTGGGCGCGCGATGAACCGAACCTGCGTGATGACGAAATCCTGCGGCGGATCGTCGATGCGGCGGCAGCCAGCTACGCCGCGAAGATCGATCTGGTGGGGGCCGAAATGTTCCACCAGTTCGAGCGCAACGTCATGCTGCAGAGCCTCGACACGCACTGGCGGGAGCATCTGGCGGCGCTCGATCATCTGCGTCAGGGCATCCACCTGCGCGGCTACGCGCAAAAGAACCCGAAACAGGAATACAAGCGCGAAGCCTTCGAGCTCTTCCAGCGCATGCTCGACAGCGTTCGCGCCGACGTCACGCGGCTGCTGGTGACGGTGCAGGTGCGGGCGCAGGATGTCGAGGAAACGGCGCCACATGCCGAGGTGCAGAACGTCCGCTACCACCATGCGGATTATGACGAAGCGCTCGGTCAGGCTGCCGCGGCAACGGGTGCAGCGGCTGCCGCCAGGCCGGCACCGGCGGCGCACAAGGTCGGGCGCAACGAACCGTGCCCCTGCGGCTCGGGGAAGAAATACAAGTACTGCCATGGCAAGCTGTCCTAG
- a CDS encoding CBS domain-containing protein, producing the protein MPDTRFKPLPWTRLQRGVPCYLPKAAPRPAVDIHSPALAVMTDFQRQPPVTVSRDTSLEDANRLMELSHAHYLLVADEQRHLVGIVSEAGTRGHRPLAAAHRLGVKPAELVVGDVMVSKHDDAEVIHLRDLGSAKVGNVLAALREIGSPFCLVVDHDDEDHHVLCGVFSLAQIDRQLGLTSPTEEIAQTFSQVVSSLGH; encoded by the coding sequence ATGCCCGATACGCGCTTCAAACCCCTGCCGTGGACGCGACTGCAGCGGGGCGTCCCCTGTTACCTCCCGAAAGCCGCTCCCCGCCCGGCTGTCGATATCCATTCGCCGGCACTGGCCGTGATGACCGATTTTCAACGCCAGCCCCCAGTCACGGTGAGCCGCGACACCTCGCTTGAAGACGCCAACAGGCTCATGGAACTCAGCCACGCGCATTACCTTCTCGTGGCCGACGAGCAGAGGCATCTCGTCGGCATCGTCAGCGAAGCCGGAACGAGGGGCCACCGGCCACTGGCGGCGGCGCACCGACTGGGCGTCAAACCCGCCGAGCTGGTCGTTGGCGACGTCATGGTGAGCAAGCATGACGATGCCGAAGTCATCCATCTGCGCGACCTCGGATCGGCGAAGGTGGGCAACGTCCTCGCCGCCCTGCGCGAAATCGGCTCGCCGTTCTGCCTGGTGGTGGATCACGACGATGAAGACCACCACGTGCTCTGTGGCGTCTTCTCGCTGGCGCAGATCGACCGGCAACTCGGCCTCACTTCCCCAACCGAGGAGATCGCGCAGACTTTCTCGCAGGTCGTCAGTTCGCTCGGCCATTGA
- a CDS encoding c-type cytochrome — MITIVVALLLVVVIWPLSLMGKGAGTPRATDDADARIQPVAKVELAKAAAAKSDGKPRDGATVYQSVCMACHASGAAGAPKAGDKAAWAPRIATGTAALVKSVTNGKGAMPPKGGGADLSDAEIKAAVEHLVGLAK; from the coding sequence GTGATCACCATCGTCGTCGCGCTCCTTCTCGTCGTCGTCATCTGGCCGTTGTCGCTGATGGGCAAGGGTGCAGGCACGCCCCGCGCTACCGATGACGCGGACGCGCGCATCCAGCCGGTCGCGAAGGTGGAACTGGCGAAGGCGGCTGCCGCCAAGTCCGATGGCAAGCCACGCGACGGGGCGACCGTCTATCAGTCGGTGTGCATGGCCTGTCACGCCAGCGGCGCGGCCGGAGCGCCGAAGGCGGGTGACAAGGCTGCGTGGGCACCGCGCATCGCGACGGGCACCGCCGCACTGGTCAAGAGCGTCACCAACGGCAAGGGCGCCATGCCGCCGAAGGGAGGCGGCGCGGATCTCAGCGACGCCGAGATCAAGGCAGCGGTGGAGCATCTCGTCGGCCTCGCAAAATAG
- a CDS encoding UvrD-helicase domain-containing protein codes for MSVLNPQQREAIHYLDGPLLVLAGAGSGKTRVITEKIVYLIESCGLQPRNIAAITFTNKAAREMQQRVGKLLAGRSAAGLVLSTFHALGVRMLREEAAAIGYKPAFSILDSADCLGILAELSGSADKALARRLQWQISSWKGALVLPGEAARIAGNESEARAARVYASYAETLRAYQAVDFDDLIALPVRLLETQPALREKWQNRLRYLLVDEYQDTNAGQYALLRLLAGQRAAFTAVGDDDQSIYGWRGADLANLRGLPHDYPNLRLIKLEQNYRSTARILKAANALIANNEKLFDKSLWSELGPGDPITVSACPDQEREAESVVMKLQAHRFEHRGRFSDYAILYRGNFQARAVEEFMRKQRVPYRLSGGQSFFDKSEIRDIAAYLRLLANTDDDPAFIRAVGVPRRGVGSSTLQALGEYAGERHLPLFTAAFEEGFAQRVQARQLAPLLEFAAFVRRLQQRAEHAPAASVLDELLAGIAYEDWLRTQDDARTARSRLENVRELCDWLGRKAAEEGKTLLAVTQGIALMSMIEKDEVDADAVQLSTLHAAKGLEFKHVFLIGVEEGVLPHREAQAENRLEEERRLMYVGITRAQRSLHLSYAERRLQGRQLIPSEASRFIGEMGGADLRFLGRGSDGVPDRAGGAQRLAALRAMLGGAR; via the coding sequence ATGTCCGTTCTCAACCCGCAGCAGCGCGAAGCGATTCACTACCTCGATGGTCCGCTGCTGGTCCTGGCCGGCGCCGGCTCGGGCAAGACGCGGGTGATCACCGAGAAGATCGTCTACCTGATCGAGTCCTGTGGTCTGCAGCCGCGCAACATCGCCGCGATCACCTTCACCAACAAGGCCGCGCGCGAGATGCAGCAGCGTGTCGGCAAGCTGCTTGCCGGGCGTTCGGCTGCCGGTCTGGTCCTCTCCACCTTCCACGCCCTGGGTGTACGGATGCTGCGCGAGGAAGCGGCGGCCATCGGCTACAAGCCGGCTTTCTCGATCCTTGATTCGGCTGACTGCCTCGGCATCCTCGCAGAGCTGTCAGGCAGCGCCGACAAGGCCCTGGCGCGCCGGTTGCAGTGGCAGATTTCGAGCTGGAAGGGCGCGCTGGTGCTTCCCGGGGAGGCGGCACGGATTGCCGGCAACGAAAGCGAAGCGCGCGCTGCCCGGGTCTACGCGAGTTACGCCGAGACCTTGCGAGCCTATCAGGCGGTCGACTTCGATGACCTGATCGCCTTGCCCGTACGCCTGCTGGAGACGCAGCCTGCACTGCGCGAGAAGTGGCAGAATCGCCTGCGCTACCTGCTGGTCGACGAGTACCAGGATACCAATGCCGGTCAGTACGCATTGCTCCGCCTGCTGGCCGGGCAGCGCGCGGCCTTCACCGCAGTCGGCGACGACGATCAGTCGATCTATGGCTGGCGCGGTGCCGACCTCGCCAACCTGCGCGGCTTGCCACACGACTACCCGAACCTCAGGCTGATCAAGCTGGAGCAGAACTACCGTTCGACGGCGCGCATCCTGAAAGCGGCCAACGCGCTGATCGCCAACAACGAGAAGCTGTTCGACAAGAGCCTGTGGTCGGAGCTCGGACCGGGCGATCCGATCACCGTCAGCGCCTGCCCGGATCAGGAGCGCGAGGCCGAGTCGGTGGTCATGAAGCTGCAGGCGCACCGCTTCGAGCACCGCGGCCGGTTCAGCGACTACGCGATCCTCTACCGCGGCAATTTCCAGGCGCGCGCGGTTGAAGAGTTCATGCGCAAGCAGCGCGTTCCTTACCGCTTGTCGGGCGGCCAGTCGTTCTTCGACAAGAGCGAGATTCGCGACATTGCCGCCTATCTGCGCCTGCTGGCCAATACCGACGACGACCCGGCGTTCATTCGTGCGGTCGGCGTGCCACGGCGTGGTGTCGGCAGCAGCACGCTGCAGGCACTCGGCGAGTATGCGGGCGAACGCCATCTGCCGCTGTTCACGGCTGCCTTCGAGGAGGGGTTCGCGCAGCGGGTGCAGGCCCGCCAGCTCGCGCCACTGCTCGAGTTCGCTGCTTTCGTCCGCCGTCTGCAGCAGCGCGCCGAGCACGCGCCGGCGGCGTCGGTGCTCGACGAACTGCTTGCCGGGATCGCCTACGAGGACTGGCTGCGCACGCAGGACGACGCGCGCACGGCGCGCAGCCGGCTGGAGAACGTGCGCGAGCTGTGCGACTGGCTGGGCCGGAAGGCTGCGGAGGAGGGCAAGACCCTGCTCGCGGTGACGCAGGGAATCGCCCTGATGAGCATGATCGAGAAGGACGAGGTCGACGCCGACGCCGTCCAGTTGTCGACGCTGCACGCCGCCAAGGGCCTCGAGTTCAAGCATGTCTTCCTGATCGGTGTCGAGGAAGGGGTGCTGCCGCACCGCGAAGCGCAGGCCGAGAACCGGCTCGAGGAAGAGCGTCGCCTGATGTACGTCGGGATCACCCGCGCGCAGCGATCGCTGCATCTGAGCTACGCTGAGAGACGCCTGCAGGGCCGGCAGCTGATCCCCAGCGAGGCCTCACGCTTCATTGGCGAGATGGGCGGTGCCGACCTGCGCTTCCTCGGGCGTGGCAGCGACGGCGTGCCGGACAGGGCGGGGGGCGCGCAGCGCCTGGCGGCACTGCGGGCGATGCTCGGCGGAGCCCGCTGA